The Candidatus Aramenus sp. CH1 genomic sequence AAGGTCCCCTCGAAGAGGGCGTTAGCCCTGTCGTAAAAGATGATGGGGTGGGGAAGGAAGAGTATCTCCTTCCCCTCGAAGAAGTTGGCCACCTTTACGCTCGACCTCGACAAGACCTTTGAGTACGCTTGGTCCGTTACCACTACCCTGGAGTCGGCGTAGACCCTCGTCTCTATCTCGTCGTCGTTTGTGATGACCTCAGAGGGGTTGGCCAACATTACCTTGCCGTCTACGAGGTAGGCGTTGAGCACCCCTTGCCTATAGACGTAGAACTTCCCCTTCTCGTACCTAACCTCTAAGTAGCCCCTCAAGCCCCAGCTCCTCTCCCAAGACTTTCAGTAGCTCTTGAGTACCTTCCAAGGTCTTTAAGCTAACGAATACCGTGGGCCTCCCCTTCCTCACCCTCCTAGCGTCCTCCTTCATTTTGTTGAGGTCCGCGTTGACGTATGGCGCAAGGTCTACCTTGTTGACGACTAGGAGGTCGCTCCTCTCTATGCCGAGCCCTCCCTTGCCAGGGTACTTGTCCCCCGCAGAGGTGTCCATCACGAAAATCATGTAGTCCGCGAGGATGGGGCTGAAGGTGCTCATCACGTTGTCTCCCCCGCTCTCAATGAAGACCACGTGAGGGTTCACCTTCCTCTCCATCTCCTCTAGGAACCTCAAGTTCAGCGACGGGTCCTCCCTTATCGCGGTGTGAGGGCAACCGCCAGTGACCACTCCCACCACGTTCTCCTTTGGCAAAAGCTTCTCCTTGAGCACTAGGTTGGAGTATATCCTCATGGCGTCGAAGTTGGACACTACGTCGTTAGTTATTATCCCTACCTTTATCCCCCTCTTTACGAACTCCCTTGCCAGGAATTCTATTAGGCTGGTCTTCCCTGCTCCTACCGTTCCAAGTACTCCTACCTTGATCAAGACATGAACACCTTGGGTTCCCTTCTTTCGTGGAGCCTCGAGAGTAAATCTAGGAGCGGGAAGGAGGGCTCAAACTCCTCTCCCACCTCTGCCTCTTCCAGGAGTCTGCCTATCAGTTTTTGTGCCTCGTAGAAGGTCATTGCCCCCAGCCTCACAGCCGAAAACGCCATGGTAGCCAGTTCGCTGTAGGCCACTCCGAGGGCGCACTCCTCCTTACCTATCCCTAGGCATAGGCACACCCTGCCAACAACTGCAGGGTAGGTACCGCGAGTCCTCCCTTCCTTCACTGCCCTGAGGAAGTAGTCTTCGCAGAGGTCGAGCCTTGCTAGAGATCTGCCCATGTTTACGCTCATTTCCTTTAGCTCCCTGGTTAGCTTTGAGGCGTAGGCTACCCTGTCAGCAGTGTAGGGATCCTCGTAGGAGAGCTTGGCGATCACGGCGTCGCCCCTGAGGACCACCGTCTTGAAGGCTACCTCTATGAACTCCCTCACGTCGTAACCTTGGTAGAAAGCCTCCTCCACCCCCGAGGAGTAGTTAAAGGAGCCTATGGGCAGGGCGCTGTCAAAGAGCTGGAAGGCCCTTGGGTTCAACCTTGACCACCACCTGGAACGCCTCCAAGTTTGGTCTGAACCTCACCTTCTCCAGCCTGGGTTGGAACTCCTTTAGCCTCTCCAGGAGGAAGGACGCGTCGTACTCCGAGGTGGGTACGTACACTACCCCTTCTCCCTGCATAACCCTCAAGTGAAGGTTGCCTATGACGAATCCCGCCTTGAAGGCAGAGGTGGGGTCCCCGAGCTTGATTGCCACCGCTAGCTCCTCCTTTTGTCTCACCAGGAGCAAGTAGTCCTCCACCCGCACCACGTCTCCGTCCTCGAGGCGTTGGCCCAGCAGGTTCACCTTCACCTCCCTGTCCTTCAACTTTACCGCAAACCTCCTCCTCTCTATCTCCTCCCTCTCCAGCTCTACCTCTAAGAACTTCCCCGTGGCCTTTGCCTCCTCTACTGCATTTCCCACTTCCTCCAGCTTTCCCAGCCTCTTCGCCATCCTCACCACCTAGAACATGAAGTAGAGCTGGGTCAATGGTAGCCTCTCCGATGGGGGCACCTTTGGAACGACCCCGTTTACCTTCACCTCGTAGGTGTCCGGGTCTACCTCTATCTTGGGCAGAGCGTCGTTGTACTTCATGTCCTTCTTCCCCAGCTTCCTAGTCCCCTTCACCGGGAGGACCCTCCTCCTCAGGGACTTGGATACCCTCTCAACGCTCACTTGGCTCACGAAGAAGAAGGAGGTCAAGTG encodes the following:
- a CDS encoding urease accessory protein UreD — protein: MRGYLEVRYEKGKFYVYRQGVLNAYLVDGKVMLANPSEVITNDDEIETRVYADSRVVVTDQAYSKVLSRSSVKVANFFEGKEILFLPHPIIFYDRANALFEGTFRLERGGVIVEAFTLGRKGHGEVFKEGKVKVATKVYVEGELKVYDVFRNVDEEYKRTMGKESLLTVYRVDGDVEVERIIVPGEELDKEFKKLESSLGLH
- the ureG gene encoding urease accessory protein UreG; translation: MIKVGVLGTVGAGKTSLIEFLAREFVKRGIKVGIITNDVVSNFDAMRIYSNLVLKEKLLPKENVVGVVTGGCPHTAIREDPSLNLRFLEEMERKVNPHVVFIESGGDNVMSTFSPILADYMIFVMDTSAGDKYPGKGGLGIERSDLLVVNKVDLAPYVNADLNKMKEDARRVRKGRPTVFVSLKTLEGTQELLKVLGEELGLEGLLRG
- a CDS encoding urease accessory protein UreF, producing the protein MNPRAFQLFDSALPIGSFNYSSGVEEAFYQGYDVREFIEVAFKTVVLRGDAVIAKLSYEDPYTADRVAYASKLTRELKEMSVNMGRSLARLDLCEDYFLRAVKEGRTRGTYPAVVGRVCLCLGIGKEECALGVAYSELATMAFSAVRLGAMTFYEAQKLIGRLLEEAEVGEEFEPSFPLLDLLSRLHERREPKVFMS